TTTGCATGAGCTGTTAAATGAAACCGTTGATGTTGCAATTCTTTTATTTGAATTTATGGGTGTTATTGTATTATTGATAGCTGGTCTGCATGGTATTATTGATTATTTCAGAAAGTGTCCTTTAACCCGGTTGAATCTTGCAAAGGGTATGGCCATGGGACTTGAATTTAAGCTTGGCAGCGAGATTTTAAGAACTGTTGTAGTAAGGGACTATAAAGAATTTATGATTGTTGCAGGTATTATCCTGCTTCGTGGAACCCTTACCTTTTTAATTCACTGGGAAATTAAAAATGAAGAAGCTCATCATGATTTTAATAAAAAGTTGGAAGACAAAAGTTGAATAAAAGACATTCAACCCTCTTAGCTTGTAGACCAAAGGTCGCAGATGGAATCTAAAAGCCTTAAAAATAACTGCCAATATTACGATCCATTTGCAACTAAAGTATTTACACTTCAGGCAATATACTGTATCATTATAATAACAAGGGTGTCCTTAAATACTGAGATTCAGGGTGAATTCAGCATTTTGGGATGCCCCTTTACTTTATTTTAGAAAGGATGAATGTACTATGGTAAAAACCGTATTTTCTATTGACCTCCCGGTGTTGGAAAATATGTGC
The nucleotide sequence above comes from Anaerocolumna cellulosilytica. Encoded proteins:
- a CDS encoding DUF1622 domain-containing protein; translated protein: MEALHELLKFLHELLNETVDVAILLFEFMGVIVLLIAGLHGIIDYFRKCPLTRLNLAKGMAMGLEFKLGSEILRTVVVRDYKEFMIVAGIILLRGTLTFLIHWEIKNEEAHHDFNKKLEDKS